The genomic stretch AAGACTAGCTGGGCTTAAACCCGCTGGCGTATTATGTGAATTAACCAATCCGGATGGCACGATGGCATCGGGCATTCAAGTTTTAGCATATGCTCAAACTCATCACTTAACGGTGATTACGATTGAAGAACTTGTTCAATACCGCCAACAACACAGTGTTTAAATAAAAAAGGTTTGGCTTTAGATCAAAGCCAAACCTTCAAATTAAAATTTAATAATATTTAAGAAACTTTCTTTTGTGCTGCAAGTTCTTCAACATAGTCCAAAAGTTCAGAGAATTGCTTAATCATTGCTTTAGGCTGTGCTTGAGCGAGCTCTTCAGGTGTTCCATAACCATAAGTTACTGCTACCGCCTCAATACCGTTATGACGAGCACCCAAAACGTCATATTGACGGTCACCGACCATTAAACACTCTTCTGGGTTTAATTGCTCATGCTCAAGAATATAATGGATAAGGTCAGCTTTATTAGTCCTCTCACCCGTTAACTCGCTCCCATAGATATGTACAAAGTATTGGCTTAATTCAAAATGGTCCAAGATACGCTTTGCATAAATCGTTGGTTTAGCAGTTGCAACAAATAAGCGATATCCCTCTTCTTTTAATGTACTAAGTGTTTTTGCAACAGATGGATATACTTCATTTTCAAACAGGCCAACCACCGAAAAACGCTCGCGATAAGCAAGTAAAGCTTGTTCAGCTAAAGCATCATCTTGAGTAGCTAATAATTTTGCGAGTGATGGCTTTAATGGTGGGCCAATTGTCCAATCAATATCTAAATCAGCAGCCAATGGATAGCCTAATTTCTCCATTGCATAGCGAATTGAAGTATGGATTCCAACTTTTGGGTCTGTTAAGGTTCCATCTAAATCAATCAAAATATGTTTTATAGCCATTCAATCATTAACCCAGTAAAGTATTTAATTCAATTGGTCGAGAGTTTAATCAAACTCTCTTATACTAACGTAAATTTAAATTGAAAAGGAAATAACCGTGCGTCCAACCGTACTTTGTTTCTCGGGTTTAGACCCTTCAGGTGGTGCAGGTTTACAAGCCGATATCGAAGCAATTGGACAAAGTGGTGCCCATGCAGCAATTGCATGTACTGCCCTCACCATTCAAAACTCACAACAAGTATTTGGCTTCGAAGCAACCTCAAAAGAACTTTTATTAGCACAAGCAAATGCAGTGGTAGGTGACTTACCCATTAAATGCGTTAAATCTGGCATGCTTGGCACGACAGATAATATTGCTGCTCTCGCTGAATTTCTTCGTGCACATCCTGACTACCAATATGTACTTGATCCTGTTTTAATTGCAAACAGTGGCGGTTCTTTAGGTGATCAGGCAACTCTCGTTAAAGCTTTCGTTGAACTTATCCCCCTAGCCACAATTATTACTCCAAATACAGTTGAATTACGTGCTCTAACAGGTATTACTGATTTAAATCAAGCCACTCAAAAGCTTTTTGAAATGGGTGCTGAAGCTGTTCTAGTGAAAGGTGGACATGAAGATACACCAGATCATATTAAAAATAGTTTATACATTAACGGTGAACTTGCAGCGACTAGTAGCTGTCCTCGCCTTGAAGGTGAATATCACGGCTCAGGTTGTTCTTTAGCTAGCTTTATCGCAGGGCGTTTAGCTTTAGGTGATTCTTTAAAAATTGCGGTACAACATGCTGAAACATGGTTATTCGGTGTTTTAAAAAATGCAGATACCCCTGTACCAAACGGGCAAAAGATTCCAAAGCGTTTTTAAAAGCACAAAAAAGGCGCTTAAAGCGCCTTTTTTTTATTAACCTCAATTATTGAGGAATACGTAAAACTTGTCCTGGGAAAATCTCATCAGGATCTTTTAACATTGGTTTATTTGCTTCAAAGATTTTTGGATATTGATTTGCATCACCGTAAACTTCTTTCGCAATTTTTGAAAGGTTGTCACCAGATTTCACTGTATAAAATTTACTTTCTGGTTCAGGTGTTGCCACTGTCATCTGGTCATCTACTTGAGCCACATGATCAATGTTTCCAACAATAAGAATAATTTTCTCTTTATCTGCTTGGCTTTTTACCTGTCCTTTAATAGTCGCGGTATCAGTAGTACCGTTATAGGTTACAGATAAGCCCTCTACCCCTAAGCCTAAACTTTTAATTAAACCTAATAATTTATTTGCAACTTCTTGTGCAGAAGGTTCTGCTGGTGTTGCTGGAGCTGGTTGTGGTTCTGCTGGAGCGGTATTTTTCTTACCAATACCTTTTACAAAATCAAAAAGACCCATCTTTTAGTCCTCATATTATTGTTTATAGTAAAGTCATTAAACTGACCTTTATTGTTATACTTCAAAAAAGTCATGCCTCTGCTATCAATTGAGGTTGATCTTGTAAAAATATGTATCTCTTAATTTTTTCTCTCATAAAAAAAAGCCACCTTACGGTGGCCTTCTTTTTATTCAGCAATATGCGAATTAACCAAGTTTTTTAGTTACATAGTCAATTGCAGATTGAACTGTAGTGATTTCGTTAGAATCTTCATCAGGGATAGTGATGTCGAAGTCGTTTTCGAAAGACATAACAAGTTCAACTAAATCTAAAGAGTCAGCACCTAAGTCATCCATAAAAGATGCTTCGTTTTTAATCTCTTCAGCTTTAAGACCAAGTTGTTCTGCAACCGCTTGTTTAACGCGTTGTTCGATATCGCTCACAGGAATTCTCCTCATTGCTTGTGGCGTTTAATTTGCCACTAGTTTAATTGAATATAAAAATTTTTAAAAGTTTATACATCGGCGTTAGGCCATGTATAAACCACCATTTACATGTAATACCGTACCGGTAATGTAACCTGCTTTATCACTTGCAAGGAAACTCACCGCATTTGCGATATCTTGTGGCTCACCTAAGCGATTTAAAGCCACTTGATCACTCATTTTTTTGCGAATGTCTTCACTAAGTGCATCTGTCATTTCTGTTGCAATAAAGCCTGGCGCCACACTGTTTACAGTAATTTGGCGGCTACCCATCTCTTTTGCAAGGCTACGGCTGAATGCTTCAATACCTGCTTTAGCAGCAGAATAGTTCGCTTGGCCTGGGTTTGCAAAGTGAGCTACAACAGAACTGATATTAATAATTCGACCAAAACGTGCCTTCGTCATACCCTTAAGCACACGTTTAGATAAACGATAAACTGCTTTAAGGTGAATGTTGAGAATGTCATCCCAATCATCTTCAGACATACGAAGCAACAAATTGTCTTTCGTAATACCTGCATTGTTAACTAGAACAAGTACAGGACCATAGTTCTGTTCAATATGAGAAACGACTGCTTCAATCTCGTCGAGATTACGCACGTCGAGCGCCAAACCTGCACCTTGTTCACCAAAGCTATCACTTAACTTTTGTGCACCAGATTCAGAAGTCGCAGTACCTACAACAAAATAACCGTCTTGAATAAGTTGCTGGGCAATGGCAGCGCCAATACCCCGACTCGCGCCCGTTACTAATGCAACTTTGCGTTCTTGTGTCATGCAATTTTTCCTTCTGCCACTAAAACAGCATTTAGGGCATCTTCCATTTTGCTCTTACTATCAATAGAAAAAGCTTTTTCAATATTTGGTAAACGCTTTGCGAGGTTACTCAATACTGTACCTGGACCACACTCAACAATGTATTGAATACCTTGGTCTTGTAGAGACTGCATGGTACGTGTCCATTGTACTGATTGGTACAATTGTGCAGTTAATGCCTGACGCAATTGAGCAACATCGGTAGCTATTCCCGCGTTGACATTTTGTATTACAGGAATGGTAGGTAGCTCAATGGCAGTTTGTTCCAAAGCTTCTGCAAATTTTTCTGCAGCAGGTTTCATTAAAGAACAATGCGAAGGAACCGACACAGGTAAAGCAATTGCTTTAGCAGATTGTTCTTTTGCTAACGCCATAACTTGTTGTACAGATGCAGTACTACCCGCAATCACAACTTGACCTTGTGAATTATAGTTTGCAGCTTCTACAGAACCTTCACCTGATGCACTCACGGTTTGACAAAGTTCAACCACTTTCTCATCAGCCAAGCCAAGGATTGCAGCCATAGCCCCTTCCCCTTGAGGAACGGCACTTTGCATGAGCTTGCCACGCAAGTTAACTAATTTAACTGCATCCGCCAAGCTCATAGAGCCTGCAGCAACCAATGCACTGTATTCACCTAGTGAATGTCCTGCAAGGTACTTAGGTGCCAGACCACCTAAATCGAGCCATACACGCCATAAAGCGATACTGGCAGTTAATAACACAGGTTGGGTATTTTCTGTTTGGTCGAGCCCTTCGCCACTTTGCGCAATATGCCAAAGATCAAATCCAAGAGCATCTGAAGCTTCTGCAAAAGTTTGCCCGACCCCACTAAACTGTTCTGCTAGTTCAGCAAGCATACCGACTTTTTGTGAACCTTGACCAGGAAACACAAATGCAGTTTTTGTGGCTAAAGCTACTTGTTCAAGACGTTTAGCAGACATAAGAAATCCTTTTTTGGGTTTTCACTCATTTCTGGAGCGGAAATTTAACATGTTATTTATATATTTATAATTGCGAAAAACAACAAAAAAAGGGAGCTTTCGCTCCCATTTTTTCTATACTTAAGCATCACGCTTAATGCATATCATGCAATTATTCAGCATCAGCTGCTTTAGCGAATAATTGACGACCACGGTAGAAACCGTCTTTAGTCACGTGGTGACGACGATGAGTTTCACCAGTTGCTTGGTCTACTGTTAATGCATTCTCGGTTAAAGCGTCATGTGAACGGCGCATGTCACGGCGAGAGCGACTTTTACGGTTTTGCTGAACGGCCATGATGGCTCCTTACAAAGATCGAAAAAATGGATCAGAACAAATTCAGTTGTCTTATCTCACAATTATAACACAAATTATGAGTTAAGTTTACCCTTCAAACCTGCCAAAACATCAAACGGATTATCCCGTTTTTCTTCGACAATATTCTGAATGGTAGGTTGATGTTTATGTTCACAAGCATCATGCTTGGGAGATAAAGGCATCAACAATAACAGTTCATCTTCTAGTAATGCGAGTAAGTTAATCGAGGCAGGCGTATCATAATTGCCTTTCGTCGAAGACTCACTTTCACCTAAAACGATGAAATCAGCATCCTCATCCAAGCGCTCTATCAGTGACTCATCATCCACTAATGCAATATGGAAGTCTAAGACAAGAGGCATTTCAACAGGTTCCAAACAACGTTGGCACTCCATTGGAACTTTCGTGTCCATGTGACCGTCCATCCACACAATGCGATGATATGCATCCATTGATAGCTTACAGTCTATGTTGATCAATTGATTATCAATTGATCCAACAGCTTCACGAGCGATACGAGCAAAGCGAGACAAGGGCAGTTGACCTGACCATGTAAAGCCTTGTTCAGCCCATTTAAACGGCTCAATCTGTGCCGGAAAGGTATTTGCTGACATAATTAAGGCGGCAATTCTACAAATTCATCGGTACTCTGTCAAAGATTAAGATACAATTTTGCACTTCTTTAGACAGAACTCGGGGTAAATTAAGCAATGCACCTGTTGCAGCCGCAACCTGAAGTTAACACTTCATTACTCGTTTGCACCCATTCAACGCATCAGAACACTCTTGTACCTGACCCAGTGCAACTCTCACCATGGTCAAGCTCAAAATCGGAGTCTGAGCAAGTTGATTGGCTTATTTTACACTTTAATCACTGGTTTTCCCACCATAATGTGACATTAGTTCGTGGAGATTTTGAACCAGAATATTTCCCTGCAACAAATAAGGAACCCGCCAAGATCCAATTTGCTCATGGTTTCTTTAATAGTGCTTTGCATGAAATTAGTCATTGGTCTATTGCAGGTGAAAAAAGACGTCTATTACCAGATTTAGGATATTGGTATGCCCCTGATGGTCGTACCCAAGAACAGCAAAGTTTATTTGAACAAGTAGAAATTAAGCCTCAAGCCATTGAATGGTTATTTGCACAATCTTTTGGCAGAAAATTTAGAGTATCTCTCGATAACCTTACAGGTGATAGCGGAGATGGCAAACTATTTAAAGATAATGTTTATGCTCAAGTGCAACGTTACTTTTCGGGTGAAGCTAAGCTACCCCGTGACGCAGCAGCATTTATTGGTTTTATTTGCCAATGCACACGTTCAGGTACACCTTTACAATTAAATGAATTTAAACGTGAACTCCTTGATTAATTGACAAAAAAACTACGTTAATTGCTTGCCTAGGTTATTTAAAAAGCCTAATAATTATTTTTAACACTGGCGTGATGGAGTCTCTAAAATATGATGCATTTACATGTACATCCTGAAAATCCACAGCAACGCCTCATTGCCCAAGCGGTTGAACGTATCCGAGCGGGAGATGTTGTGGTCTACCCTACCGATGCAGCCTATGCGATTGGCTGTCAAATCGGTAATAAAAATGCCATGGAACGTATTGCACAGATTCGTGGCTTAGGGCCTAAACATCAATATGCCATTATGTGCTGTGACTTATCTGATATTGCAACTTATGCAAAAGTTGATAATGCAACATACCGTTTATTGAAAGCGAATACACCAGCGATTACTACGTTCATTTTACCTGCAACAAGTG from Acinetobacter pittii encodes the following:
- the fabG gene encoding 3-oxoacyl-ACP reductase FabG; translated protein: MTQERKVALVTGASRGIGAAIAQQLIQDGYFVVGTATSESGAQKLSDSFGEQGAGLALDVRNLDEIEAVVSHIEQNYGPVLVLVNNAGITKDNLLLRMSEDDWDDILNIHLKAVYRLSKRVLKGMTKARFGRIINISSVVAHFANPGQANYSAAKAGIEAFSRSLAKEMGSRQITVNSVAPGFIATEMTDALSEDIRKKMSDQVALNRLGEPQDIANAVSFLASDKAGYITGTVLHVNGGLYMA
- the lysM gene encoding peptidoglycan-binding protein LysM, which produces MGLFDFVKGIGKKNTAPAEPQPAPATPAEPSAQEVANKLLGLIKSLGLGVEGLSVTYNGTTDTATIKGQVKSQADKEKIILIVGNIDHVAQVDDQMTVATPEPESKFYTVKSGDNLSKIAKEVYGDANQYPKIFEANKPMLKDPDEIFPGQVLRIPQ
- the fabD gene encoding ACP S-malonyltransferase, translated to MSAKRLEQVALATKTAFVFPGQGSQKVGMLAELAEQFSGVGQTFAEASDALGFDLWHIAQSGEGLDQTENTQPVLLTASIALWRVWLDLGGLAPKYLAGHSLGEYSALVAAGSMSLADAVKLVNLRGKLMQSAVPQGEGAMAAILGLADEKVVELCQTVSASGEGSVEAANYNSQGQVVIAGSTASVQQVMALAKEQSAKAIALPVSVPSHCSLMKPAAEKFAEALEQTAIELPTIPVIQNVNAGIATDVAQLRQALTAQLYQSVQWTRTMQSLQDQGIQYIVECGPGTVLSNLAKRLPNIEKAFSIDSKSKMEDALNAVLVAEGKIA
- the rpmF gene encoding 50S ribosomal protein L32; the encoded protein is MAVQQNRKSRSRRDMRRSHDALTENALTVDQATGETHRRHHVTKDGFYRGRQLFAKAADAE
- a CDS encoding YceD family protein, with translation MSANTFPAQIEPFKWAEQGFTWSGQLPLSRFARIAREAVGSIDNQLINIDCKLSMDAYHRIVWMDGHMDTKVPMECQRCLEPVEMPLVLDFHIALVDDESLIERLDEDADFIVLGESESSTKGNYDTPASINLLALLEDELLLLMPLSPKHDACEHKHQPTIQNIVEEKRDNPFDVLAGLKGKLNS
- the thiED gene encoding hydroxymethylpyrimidine/phosphomethylpyrimidine kinase, which gives rise to MRPTVLCFSGLDPSGGAGLQADIEAIGQSGAHAAIACTALTIQNSQQVFGFEATSKELLLAQANAVVGDLPIKCVKSGMLGTTDNIAALAEFLRAHPDYQYVLDPVLIANSGGSLGDQATLVKAFVELIPLATIITPNTVELRALTGITDLNQATQKLFEMGAEAVLVKGGHEDTPDHIKNSLYINGELAATSSCPRLEGEYHGSGCSLASFIAGRLALGDSLKIAVQHAETWLFGVLKNADTPVPNGQKIPKRF
- a CDS encoding L-threonylcarbamoyladenylate synthase; translation: MMHLHVHPENPQQRLIAQAVERIRAGDVVVYPTDAAYAIGCQIGNKNAMERIAQIRGLGPKHQYAIMCCDLSDIATYAKVDNATYRLLKANTPAITTFILPATSEVPRRLMHPKKKTIGLRIPSNPICQALLQELGEPLLTSTLILPGQEDPLDDPYDIENQLDKRIDVFIDGGFGTLTSTSIVDLSGEHPEIIRRGVGDVSAFE
- a CDS encoding HAD-IA family hydrolase, with the translated sequence MAIKHILIDLDGTLTDPKVGIHTSIRYAMEKLGYPLAADLDIDWTIGPPLKPSLAKLLATQDDALAEQALLAYRERFSVVGLFENEVYPSVAKTLSTLKEEGYRLFVATAKPTIYAKRILDHFELSQYFVHIYGSELTGERTNKADLIHYILEHEQLNPEECLMVGDRQYDVLGARHNGIEAVAVTYGYGTPEELAQAQPKAMIKQFSELLDYVEELAAQKKVS
- the acpP gene encoding acyl carrier protein, translated to MSDIEQRVKQAVAEQLGLKAEEIKNEASFMDDLGADSLDLVELVMSFENDFDITIPDEDSNEITTVQSAIDYVTKKLG
- a CDS encoding elongation factor P hydroxylase; its protein translation is MHLLQPQPEVNTSLLVCTHSTHQNTLVPDPVQLSPWSSSKSESEQVDWLILHFNHWFSHHNVTLVRGDFEPEYFPATNKEPAKIQFAHGFFNSALHEISHWSIAGEKRRLLPDLGYWYAPDGRTQEQQSLFEQVEIKPQAIEWLFAQSFGRKFRVSLDNLTGDSGDGKLFKDNVYAQVQRYFSGEAKLPRDAAAFIGFICQCTRSGTPLQLNEFKRELLD